In the genome of Populus alba chromosome 11, ASM523922v2, whole genome shotgun sequence, one region contains:
- the LOC140954185 gene encoding pyruvate kinase-like, translated as MAGKPAVVTLVVDSMTENLRPPRAEATDVANAILDDCGFSVASGSNAILLGAETLRGLYPVETFSTVGRICAEGMICIGQKHFQKALELLHNAFSLLNESPRIQTVVAALASDPNVWNAVWENKILSGIAPVTECKIRNMLQIMSLLEILTLRMQQFLQRSSQNYLTMKMKLETLKLGSWMSSITLSLLWLTW; from the exons ATGGCTGGAAAACCTGCTGTGGTTACTCTTGTTGTGGATAGTATGACAGAGAATTTGAGACCTCCTCGTGCAGAAGCAACTGATGTTGCCAATGCAATATTGGATG ACTGTGGTTTTTCTGTTGCTTCAGGGAGTAATGCAATTCTTCTAGGTGCAGAGACCTTGCGAGGACTGTATCCAGTGGAGACCTTCTCTACTGTTGGGAGAATTTGTGCCGAG GGGATGATATGTATTGGACAAAAGCATTTTCAGAAAGCACTGGAGCTTCTTCACAAT GCATTTTCATTGCTTAATGAAAGTCCTAGAATTCAG ACTGTGGTTGCTGCCCTTGCCTCTGATCCAAATGTCTGGAATGCAGTTTGGGAAAACAAAATCCTTTCAGGAATTGCTCCAGTCACAGAATGCAAA ATAAGGAATATGTTGCAGATAATGAGTCTGTTGGAGATACTGACTCTCAGGATGCAGCAGTTTCTTCAAAGAAGCTCACAGAATTATCTGACGATGAAAATGAAACTGGAAACTCTCAAACTGGGCTCATGGATGTCATCAATAACGTTAAGCTTACTGTGGTTGACATGGTGA
- the LOC118054821 gene encoding uncharacterized protein encodes MEVASSYSSGKVSELKTYIQTNKEKFESDNNLGLVKQVISSMYKRNIQRLTQTYWTLSVQDIAKNVQLSSPKEAEMHVLQMIEDGEIYATINQKDGMEIKLLLYGIYGCSPDKRLWMAATLRDYVLSSSDVKRFFFRSASWISSTVIFAEILEDDVLIFLHMYKWSVKELHKMLHWCNGQLKQFNHVNKKALDQHVNPTEKQEEL; translated from the exons ATGGAAGTAGCAAGTAGTTATAGCAGTGGAAAAGTTTCAGAATTAAAGACATACATTCAAACAAATAAGGAGAAGTTTGAAAGT GACAATAATCTTGGACTGGTGAAGCAAGTCATATCATCCATGTATAAGAGAAACATTCAGAGATTGACCCAAACATATTGGACTCTTTCCGTCCAAGACATAGCCAAGAATGTGCAACTTAGCAGTCCTAAAGAGGCAGAGATGCATGTGCTTCAAATG ATCGAAGATGGTGAGATATATGCAACAATCAACCAGAAAGATGGTATG GAAATAAAACTACTTCTTTATGGGATCTATGGTTGCTCTCCAGATAAAAG ACTGTGGATGGCTGCAACTTTAAGAGATTATGTACTATCTAGTAGTGATGTGAAAAG GTTCTTTTTCCGCTCGGCTTCATGGATTAGTTCAA CCGTTATCTTTGCTGAAATCTTAGAAGATGATGTTTTGATCTTCCTCCACAT GTATAAGTGGAGTGTGAAAGAGTTGCATAAAATGCTTCATTGGTGCAATGGGCAACTTAAGCAGTTCAACCATGTAAACAAGAAGGCACTAGATCAACATGTAAATCCCACTGAGAAACAGGAGGAACTCTAG